The proteins below come from a single Alnus glutinosa chromosome 9, dhAlnGlut1.1, whole genome shotgun sequence genomic window:
- the LOC133877778 gene encoding tropinone reductase homolog At2g29260, chloroplastic-like isoform X4, whose protein sequence is MSQTLIPPPPSPYSSSSPTLYSKLKIPQPTSIRPVRSQPMLHSGSNSSPMDNPRWSLREMTALVTGGTRGIGHAIVEELVGLGARVHTCCRNGSELDGCLREWDSLGFGVTGSVCDVSVRAQREELMGTVSSVFDGKLNILINNVGTNIRKPAVDFTAEEFSTLMTTNFESVFHISQLAYQLLKASGVGSVVFMSSVSGFVSLKSMSVQSATKGAINQLTKSLACEWAKDNIRSNAVAPWYIKTSMVEQVLSNKKYLEEVYSRTPLQRLGDPNEVSSLVAFLCLPASSYITGQIICVDGGIWLLQGMTALVTGGTKGIGHAVVEELAALGARVHTCSRNESQLTACLRDWEMKGFQVTGSVCDVMYPGQRAELMDKVSSMFNRKLNILINNVGTNDWKPTVDYTAEEFFTFMTTNFESMYHLCQLAHPLLKASGVASIIFISSVAGVVSLNLGSIYGASKGAINQLAKSLACEWAKDNIRSNSVAPWFIRTPLVEPVRP, encoded by the exons ATGTCTCAGACCCTCATTCCACCGCCACCGTCACcgtattcttcttcttcaccaacCCTTTACTCGAAGCTCAAAATACCACAACCCACCAGCATAAGACCCGTCCGGAGCCAGCCCATGTTACATTCAGGCTCTAACAGTAGCCCAATGGACAATCCTAGATGGTCTCTCCGCGAAATGACCGCTCTTGTCACAGGAGGCACTCGCGGAATTGG GCATGCAATTGTGGAGGAACTGGTGGGGCTTGGGGCGAGAGTGCACACGTGTTGTAGGAATGGGAGTGAGCTGGATGGGTGCTTGAGGGAATGGGAtagtttgggttttggggttaCTGGGTCGGTCTGTGATGTGTCAGTTCGAGCTCAGAGAGAGGAGCTCATGGGGACTGTGTCCTCCGTGTTTGATGGGAAGCTTAACATCCTC ATAAATAATGTTGGGACAAACATTCGGAAACCAGCGGTGGATTTCACGGCTGAGGAATTTTCTACTCTCATGACGACCAATTTTGAATCTGTTTTCCATATCTCCCAACTTGCTTATCAACTTTTGAAAGCATCGGGAGTGGGAAGTGTTGTGTTCATGTCCTCTGTATCGGGTTTTGTCTCACTGAAGTCTATGTCTGTTCAGAGTGCAACAAAAG GAGCAATTAATCAACTCACTAAAAGTTTGGCTTGTGAATGGGCGAAAGACAATATAAGAAGTAATGCTGTTGCACCCTGGTACATCAAAACCTCAATGGTGGAGCAG GTGCTCAGCAACAAAAAATACCTAGAAGAGGTGTATTCTCGAACTCCCCTTCAGCGTCTTGGAGATCCAAACGAGGTCTCATCTCTTGTGGCATTCCTTTGCTTACCTGCATCATCCTACATCACTGGCCAGATTATTTGTGTTGATGGAGGGAT ATGGTTGCTTCAGGGAATGACTGCTCTTGTAACTGGTGGAACAAAAGGaattg GGCATGCTGTTGTGGAGGAATTGGCAGCGCTAGGGGCAAGAGTACATACATGCTCAAGGAATGAATCCCAGCTCACTGCATGCTTGCGTGATTGGGAGATGAAGGGTTTCCAAGTCACAGGTTCAGTTTGTGACGTGATGTATCCAGGTCAACGAGCCGAGCTGATGGACAAAGTCTCCTCGATGTTTAACAGGAAACTAAACATTCTT ATAAACAATGTGGGAACGAACGACTGGAAACCGACTGTAGATTACACAGCTGAAGAATTCTTTACTTTTATGACTACCAATTTTGAATCCATGTACCATTTGTGCCAGCTGGCACATCCTCTTCTGAAAGCATCAGGAGTAGCTAgcatcatttttatttcttctgtTGCTGGTGTTGTGTCACTAAATCTTGGATCTATTTATGGAGCAAGTAAAG GAGCGATAAACCAACTTGCTAAAAGTTTGGCATGTGAGTGGGCGAAAGACAATATTAGGAGTAATTCTGTAGCCCCATGGTTCATCAGAACCCCCCTCGTTGAACCTGTAAGGCCATGA
- the LOC133877778 gene encoding tropinone reductase homolog At2g29260, chloroplastic-like isoform X1, with protein MSQTLIPPPPSPYSSSSPTLYSKLKIPQPTSIRPVRSQPMLHSGSNSSPMDNPRWSLREMTALVTGGTRGIGHAIVEELVGLGARVHTCCRNGSELDGCLREWDSLGFGVTGSVCDVSVRAQREELMGTVSSVFDGKLNILINNVGTNIRKPAVDFTAEEFSTLMTTNFESVFHISQLAYQLLKASGVGSVVFMSSVSGFVSLKSMSVQSATKGAINQLTKSLACEWAKDNIRSNAVAPWYIKTSMVEQACCCGGIGSARGKSTYMLKE; from the exons ATGTCTCAGACCCTCATTCCACCGCCACCGTCACcgtattcttcttcttcaccaacCCTTTACTCGAAGCTCAAAATACCACAACCCACCAGCATAAGACCCGTCCGGAGCCAGCCCATGTTACATTCAGGCTCTAACAGTAGCCCAATGGACAATCCTAGATGGTCTCTCCGCGAAATGACCGCTCTTGTCACAGGAGGCACTCGCGGAATTGG GCATGCAATTGTGGAGGAACTGGTGGGGCTTGGGGCGAGAGTGCACACGTGTTGTAGGAATGGGAGTGAGCTGGATGGGTGCTTGAGGGAATGGGAtagtttgggttttggggttaCTGGGTCGGTCTGTGATGTGTCAGTTCGAGCTCAGAGAGAGGAGCTCATGGGGACTGTGTCCTCCGTGTTTGATGGGAAGCTTAACATCCTC ATAAATAATGTTGGGACAAACATTCGGAAACCAGCGGTGGATTTCACGGCTGAGGAATTTTCTACTCTCATGACGACCAATTTTGAATCTGTTTTCCATATCTCCCAACTTGCTTATCAACTTTTGAAAGCATCGGGAGTGGGAAGTGTTGTGTTCATGTCCTCTGTATCGGGTTTTGTCTCACTGAAGTCTATGTCTGTTCAGAGTGCAACAAAAG GAGCAATTAATCAACTCACTAAAAGTTTGGCTTGTGAATGGGCGAAAGACAATATAAGAAGTAATGCTGTTGCACCCTGGTACATCAAAACCTCAATGGTGGAGCAG GCATGCTGTTGTGGAGGAATTGGCAGCGCTAGGGGCAAGAGTACATACATGCTCAAGGAATGA
- the LOC133877778 gene encoding senescence-associated protein 13-like isoform X3, with protein MLLHPGTSKPQWWSRHAVVEELAALGARVHTCSRNESQLTACLRDWEMKGFQVTGSVCDVMYPGQRAELMDKVSSMFNRKLNILINNVGTNDWKPTVDYTAEEFFTFMTTNFESMYHLCQLAHPLLKASGVASIIFISSVAGVVSLNLGSIYGASKGAINQLAKSLACEWAKDNIRSNSVAPWFIRTPLVEPVRP; from the exons ATGCTGTTGCACCCTGGTACATCAAAACCTCAATGGTGGAGCAG GCATGCTGTTGTGGAGGAATTGGCAGCGCTAGGGGCAAGAGTACATACATGCTCAAGGAATGAATCCCAGCTCACTGCATGCTTGCGTGATTGGGAGATGAAGGGTTTCCAAGTCACAGGTTCAGTTTGTGACGTGATGTATCCAGGTCAACGAGCCGAGCTGATGGACAAAGTCTCCTCGATGTTTAACAGGAAACTAAACATTCTT ATAAACAATGTGGGAACGAACGACTGGAAACCGACTGTAGATTACACAGCTGAAGAATTCTTTACTTTTATGACTACCAATTTTGAATCCATGTACCATTTGTGCCAGCTGGCACATCCTCTTCTGAAAGCATCAGGAGTAGCTAgcatcatttttatttcttctgtTGCTGGTGTTGTGTCACTAAATCTTGGATCTATTTATGGAGCAAGTAAAG GAGCGATAAACCAACTTGCTAAAAGTTTGGCATGTGAGTGGGCGAAAGACAATATTAGGAGTAATTCTGTAGCCCCATGGTTCATCAGAACCCCCCTCGTTGAACCTGTAAGGCCATGA
- the LOC133877778 gene encoding senescence-associated protein 13-like isoform X2, with the protein MVASGNDCSCNWWNKRNWHAVVEELAALGARVHTCSRNESQLTACLRDWEMKGFQVTGSVCDVMYPGQRAELMDKVSSMFNRKLNILINNVGTNDWKPTVDYTAEEFFTFMTTNFESMYHLCQLAHPLLKASGVASIIFISSVAGVVSLNLGSIYGASKGAINQLAKSLACEWAKDNIRSNSVAPWFIRTPLVEPVRP; encoded by the exons ATGGTTGCTTCAGGGAATGACTGCTCTTGTAACTGGTGGAACAAAAGGaattg GCATGCTGTTGTGGAGGAATTGGCAGCGCTAGGGGCAAGAGTACATACATGCTCAAGGAATGAATCCCAGCTCACTGCATGCTTGCGTGATTGGGAGATGAAGGGTTTCCAAGTCACAGGTTCAGTTTGTGACGTGATGTATCCAGGTCAACGAGCCGAGCTGATGGACAAAGTCTCCTCGATGTTTAACAGGAAACTAAACATTCTT ATAAACAATGTGGGAACGAACGACTGGAAACCGACTGTAGATTACACAGCTGAAGAATTCTTTACTTTTATGACTACCAATTTTGAATCCATGTACCATTTGTGCCAGCTGGCACATCCTCTTCTGAAAGCATCAGGAGTAGCTAgcatcatttttatttcttctgtTGCTGGTGTTGTGTCACTAAATCTTGGATCTATTTATGGAGCAAGTAAAG GAGCGATAAACCAACTTGCTAAAAGTTTGGCATGTGAGTGGGCGAAAGACAATATTAGGAGTAATTCTGTAGCCCCATGGTTCATCAGAACCCCCCTCGTTGAACCTGTAAGGCCATGA